One Ahaetulla prasina isolate Xishuangbanna chromosome 1, ASM2864084v1, whole genome shotgun sequence DNA window includes the following coding sequences:
- the LTV1 gene encoding protein LTV1 homolog, producing the protein MPHRRKKPFIEKKKAVTFHVVHRSQKDPLTADDSAPQRVLLPTLKKNDEKRKEEQRKYGVFFDDDYNYLQHLKEASGPSELVPSSFPNQGRIVVSTEGEVENEIQHIPAPTINLPSSVFASEFEEDVGLLNKAAPVPGPRPDLDPDIIAALDDDFDFDNPDNVLEDDFILTANKPGSLEQEKELSCLSEDEDAWEDVEEEEDGEDFQSDEEYDSEGPLSDDSDFKGKMKEFLFIEEETKSRFTEYSMTSSVMKRNEQLTLLDERFEKFFEQFDDDEIGPLDNAELEGFIQSDSARLQEVLNDYFKEKAKDCVKLEDIETKKEAELPLNEEEGEIEEMVTLIIEKPKEKWDCESILSTYSNLYNHPKLIEVPKKLKSIKVSKKTGIPLDVLPQRGPTAKQTECMQRINDSDLPRISTQPRSKDESKEDRKARKQAIKEERKERRIEKKANKSAFKQEKTRQEKELLNVKQNLQGLKLS; encoded by the exons ATG CCTCACAGACGGAAAAAACCtttcatagaaaagaaaaaagctgtaACATTTCATGTAGTGCACAGAAGTCAGAAGGACCCTTTGACAGCGGATGATAGTGCACCTCAGAGAGTTCTGTTGCCTACATTAAAG aaaaatgatgaaaaaagaaaagaagaacagcGGAAATATGGAGTGTTCTTTGATGATGATTACAATTACTTGCAACATTTGAAAGAAGCTTCAGGACCCTCTGAACTTGTTCCATCAAGTTTCCCAAATCAAGGCAGGATTGTAGTGTCTACAGAAGGGGAAgtagaaaatgaaattcaacatattCCG GCTCCCACCATTAATCTGCCCTCCTCAGTATTTGCATCAGAATTTGAAGAAGATGTGGGACTATTAAACAAAGCTGCTCCTGTTCCAG GGCCAAGACCGGATCTTGATCCCGACATTATTGCAGCACTAGACGATGACTTTGATTTTGACAATCCAGATAATGTGCTTGAAGATGACTTCATCTTAAcagctaataaacctggaagccTAGAACAGGAGAAGGAACTCTCTTG CTTATCTGAAGATGAAGATGCTTGGGAAgatgtggaggaggaagaggatggagAAGATTTTCAGAGTGATGAAGAATATGATTCTGAGGGTCCTTTGTCAGATGACAGTGATTTTAAAGGGAAGATGAAAGAATTTCTCTTCATTGAAGAAGAAACCAAGAGCCGTTTCACAGAATATTCCATGACCTCTTCAGTCATGAAAAGAAATGAACAACTCACACTTCTGGATGAAAGATTTGAGAAG ttTTTCGAACaatttgatgatgatgaaattGGACCACTGGATAATGCTGAATTAGAAGGTTTCATCCAAAGTGACAGTGCTCGATTACAGGAAGTTTTGAATGATTACTTCAAAGAGAAAGCAAAGGA ttgTGTGAAACTTGAGGATATTGAAACCAAGAAAGAAGCAGAGTTGCCCTTGAATGAAGAAGAAGGCGAGATTGAAGAAATGGTAACTTTAATCATtgaaaaaccaaaagaaaaatggGATTGCGAATCCATTTTAA GTACTTATTCAAACTTATACAATCATCCAAAGCTTATTGAGGTGCCAAAAAAG CTTAAATCAATTAAAGTGTCTAAGAAGACAGGAATCCCACTAGATGTTTTGCCTCAGAGAGGACCTACAGCTAAACAGACTGAGTGCATGCAAAGGATTAATGACTCTGATTTGCCAAGAATATCCACACAGCCACGCTCTAAGGATGAGAGTAAGGAGGATCGAAAAGCTAGGAAACAAGCGATCAAAGAAGAGCGAAAA GAACGCAGGatagaaaagaaagcaaacaagTCGGCCTTCAAGCAAGAGAAGACCAGGCAAGAGAAAGAGCTGCTTAACGTGAAACAGAATCTTCAAGGACTCAAGCTGTCATAA
- the ZC2HC1B gene encoding zinc finger C2HC domain-containing protein 1B has translation MTQYDSKWALRQYPRKCRRNTYSGMAMSYEQLPTPSPASPFILTQVASTRWKAEAKMTRQEMQIRKLSNWTRMLPNDISLGILQARELDNRKSAIRYICIPEKNTIKENLKVLHYEMSLDSEKKPDATEAGAPNLFLCDTCGRHFALEAVARHNPICKKIFNKKRKPFNSLKQRLQGTDIPTVKKKPPVKNGREKKSNWRQQHEDFISAIRAAKLATRAMKEGRPLPPPPPPSINPDYIQCPYCMRRFNQTAAERHINFCKEQAARRSFAPGQKGGKPASGKQGVSKKEPTLTNAVGTLLQNRLQEANTGQSVIGKRQCIRNNI, from the exons ATGACACAGTATGACAGCAAATGGGCATTGCGCCAATACCCAAGAAAATGCAGGAGAAACACCTACAGTGGTATGGCCATGTCCTATGAGCAGCTCCCCACACCTTCGCCTGCATCACCTTTCATTTTAACACAGGTGGCAAGCACCCGGTGGAAAGCTGAAGCAAAGATGACAAGACAAGAAATGCAGATACGAAAATTGTCCAATTGGACCCGGATGCTAC CCAATGATATttcacttggaatcctgcaagcAAGGGAACTAGACAACAGAAAGTCAGCAATCAGGTACATCTGTATCCCTGAAAAAAATACTATTAAAGAGAACCTGAAAGTACTGCACTATGAAATGAGTTTGGATTCTGAAAAAAAACCAGATGCCACAG AGGCTGGCGCACCAAATTTGTTTCTTTGCGACACCTGTGGAAGGCATTTTGCACTGGAAGCAGTG GCAAGGCACAATCCGATATGCAAAAAAATTTTCAACAAGAAGCGCAAGCCATTCAATTCCTTGAAACAACGACTACAGGGAACTGACATCCCAACAGTGAAAAAGAAGCCACCCGTGAAG AATGGACGGGAGAAAAAATCGAACTGGAGACAACAGCATGAAGATTTTATTTCGGCCATCAGAGCTGCTAAACTTGCCACTCGAGCCATGAAAGAAGGCCGTcctcttccaccaccaccacctccatcCATTAACCCAG ATTATATTCAGTGTCCTTACTGTATGAGAAGGTTTAATCAGACTGCGGCAGAAAGGCACATCAACTTTTGCAAAGAGCAAGCTGCCAGACGATCCTTTGCCCCAGGCCAGAAGGGAGGCAAACCAGCTTCA GGGAAACAAGGAGTCTCCAAAAAAGAACCAACTTTAACAAATGCTGTGGGGACACTACTTCAGAATAGATTACAAGAGGCAAATACTGGCCAATCTGTAATAGGTAAGAGGCAATGTATCCgaaataatatttag